CTAAAATATACAAAATAATTTGTCAAGAAAATGTTTAATTTCTTTCTTATCAGTTAATTGAAAATATAATTGTCCAATTTTAACAGCGAACCAGCCTGAACCGGCGCCAACAGAAGGTTTGCCATTACCGATTCAACATGTTATTTCAATGATTTGAAGAAGTCTGTAGGTGGTGAAAGTTCCAGAAACTTTACCGGATGAGCTGATTTGATTTTTTTCTTGAACAGTATAAACTTTTAACGTTGTATGGGGAGGGGCTATGGAAAGCTATCGCCGGGAACTTTGGTTTAATACCGAAACCAGAAGAGCGTTTCTCAACATTACGTCTCAAGTGGAGGAATGTCTGCGGGAAAGTGGCATTCGTGAAGGCTTGGCGCTGGTTAACGCAATGCACATAACCGCATCGGTGTTCATCAATGATGATGAGTCAGGATTGCATCATGATTTTGATGTCTGGCTGGAAAAGCTGGCGCCCCATGAACCGGTGTCCCAGTATCGCCACAACGGTTACGAGGATAATGCCGACGGCCACCTGAAGCGGCAGATCATGGGCCGCGAGGTAGTGGTGGCGATAACAGACGGCAACCTTGATTTCGGCCCCTGGGAGCAGATTTTCTATGGTGAATTTGATGGCAGAAGGAAAAAGCGGGTGTTGGTAAAAATTATTGGCGAATAAACAATAACCTCAATACGGAAGATAAACATAATGGATGAAAAATCATCGAAGGATCCTGCAGATTTTGGTCCAGGACTGAGAAAAATTCGTCGACGGCGTTGGTTTCTCTGGTTGACGATTCTAATTTACCTTCCAGCGATGATGGTTTCCCTTCGGTCCCCATCGGGGTTTAATATGGCCGTAAAAGTGTTTATTGCCTGGATTGTCCTGCTCTTTATCACTGTATGGATTGTCGCCACCATTCGTTGTCCCGATTGTGGAAACTATTTCCATACCAGCGGTCCAACCTTCTTCCCGGCTCGTCGCTGCCTTCACTGTGGACTGCATATTAACGCTGATAAAAAAGGGGATGACAGAGGCCAGAAGGAAACGGAATAACTCGTAGAGATCAGTTCAAGCAGTATAGTATTATCACTGAGGAATAAACTAGCGACCTTGAGGGGTGAGTCAACTAACCATTTTCAGTTGTCGTTGTATTGTCTGCAGTAGCCGGTTTAATATCGTCGACTGCGGCCGGGGAAATTTCCTGTTGGCGGCGCAGATCTTCAATCTTATTAATCTGTCTGTCCAGTTGAGTCTTCCTGGTGGTGGTCAGCTTCTGGTATTCTTTCTGGGTTTCTTCAATCCTGCTTCCCAGTTTGTCAAATGACTGCATAAACATGGACCACTGTTTATTGAAAGCCCCGAGCCGGGAGAGAATCTGGGCGGCGGTTTTCTCCAGGTTGAAATTGTCAACTGCCTGGCGGATGACGGCCAGGACAGCATAAAGGGTAACGGGTGAGCAGAGGATAACCTTTTGCTTAAGGGCTTCGTCCAGCAGCTCCTGATCATTTTCATGGATGTAAGCATAGACCTGTTCGTTGGGAATGAAAATCAGGACATAATCGACAGTATTATCTCCGGGGTTGATATAGTTGCGGCTGGTTACCTCTTTAACCCTT
Above is a genomic segment from Pseudomonadota bacterium containing:
- a CDS encoding secondary thiamine-phosphate synthase enzyme YjbQ, whose translation is MESYRRELWFNTETRRAFLNITSQVEECLRESGIREGLALVNAMHITASVFINDDESGLHHDFDVWLEKLAPHEPVSQYRHNGYEDNADGHLKRQIMGREVVVAITDGNLDFGPWEQIFYGEFDGRRKKRVLVKIIGE